The Pyrodictium delaneyi genome contains a region encoding:
- a CDS encoding branched-chain amino acid ABC transporter permease — translation MAVPVIGVLFEPSFWLWVAIYAIVSLSLNIEAGVTGIPNFGKHLAVLVGAIVAAALPGYLGLALLPADVKQQLEAMTGGQLSYAGDYNSLIADALNKYFAQHPGLSLALFLLVLATAALLGAAVGWLAAYPAARLREEYLAITLLAAAEASMIVAYNAPQLGGTLGLTVPNTLVWLDNIVSRFVSTNVHIISTLIVAIMVAIVVFAYLELVLRSPMGRLLKGVRDNEVAAESLGKDVTKVKLKTLMIGSALAAVAGALFITGTLGWMATSYNRVSWTFWVWAMMILGGMANNIGTLVGTFILVLVRQMITYNKTLIAPYLPFDPAWLDPLILGALLVIVLMVRPQGVLPEKTMYPLPRQKLEEKAKSLGAPASGKGVAR, via the coding sequence ATGGCTGTGCCGGTCATAGGTGTATTGTTCGAGCCTAGCTTCTGGCTATGGGTGGCTATATACGCTATTGTCTCCCTAAGCCTCAACATCGAGGCTGGTGTAACGGGCATACCAAACTTTGGTAAGCACCTCGCAGTGCTAGTAGGTGCTATAGTTGCTGCTGCACTGCCAGGCTATCTTGGCCTAGCACTACTCCCGGCCGATGTAAAGCAGCAGCTAGAGGCCATGACTGGAGGCCAACTCAGCTATGCTGGCGACTATAACTCTCTAATTGCTGATGCATTGAACAAGTACTTTGCTCAGCACCCAGGGCTATCACTAGCACTCTTCCTGCTAGTACTAGCGACAGCAGCGCTTCTCGGCGCAGCTGTGGGATGGCTCGCTGCATACCCTGCGGCGAGGCTGCGTGAAGAGTACCTAGCTATAACGCTACTAGCGGCTGCAGAGGCATCCATGATAGTAGCGTATAACGCGCCGCAGCTCGGTGGCACACTCGGCCTGACGGTACCCAATACTCTCGTATGGCTTGACAACATAGTAAGCAGGTTCGTCTCGACAAACGTCCACATAATATCAACACTGATAGTAGCAATAATGGTAGCCATAGTAGTGTTTGCATACCTAGAGCTGGTGCTCCGTAGCCCCATGGGCAGGCTGTTGAAGGGTGTACGTGACAACGAGGTAGCAGCAGAGTCCCTAGGCAAGGACGTGACGAAGGTGAAGCTCAAGACGCTAATGATAGGCTCAGCGCTAGCCGCGGTAGCAGGCGCGCTATTCATCACTGGTACACTAGGCTGGATGGCTACCAGCTACAACAGAGTGTCCTGGACCTTCTGGGTCTGGGCTATGATGATACTAGGCGGTATGGCTAACAACATTGGTACCCTCGTGGGTACATTCATACTGGTACTAGTAAGGCAGATGATAACCTACAATAAGACGCTCATAGCGCCCTACCTGCCATTCGACCCCGCATGGCTAGACCCACTAATACTGGGAGCACTGCTGGTGATAGTGCTAATGGTGAGGCCGCAGGGAGTACTCCCAGAGAAGACGATGTACCCGCTGCCACGGCAGAAGCTCGAGGAGAAGGCTAAGAGTCTTGGTGCCCCAGCCTCCGGTAAAGGTGTAGCGCGATAG
- a CDS encoding ABC transporter ATP-binding protein, protein MESVESKAEAMTNIGYSSEYILVAERIKKRFGGLIAVDGATVKVRRKTITLLIGPNGSGKTTLLNVIAGFYKPDGGKVIFDGKDVTGWPPHKLYHLGMARTFQVPQPFYKLTVLENVLLAARGHPGESFAAPLQRSKWLPREEELVDKAFSILKLVGLIHLWDQPAGQLSGGQMKLLEIARVLMSGARMILMDEPIAGVNPTLAHEILQFLVKLRDQGITFFIIEHRLDIAMQYVDYVYAMARGRVIAEGKPEEVVSNPVVIDSYLGG, encoded by the coding sequence ATGGAGAGCGTGGAGAGCAAGGCGGAGGCCATGACAAACATCGGCTATAGTAGCGAGTACATACTAGTCGCGGAGAGGATAAAGAAGAGGTTCGGCGGCCTCATCGCGGTAGATGGCGCTACGGTCAAGGTGCGGAGGAAGACTATCACGCTCCTTATAGGCCCCAACGGTAGCGGAAAGACGACACTACTCAACGTCATAGCAGGCTTCTACAAGCCCGACGGCGGCAAGGTTATCTTCGACGGCAAGGATGTGACGGGATGGCCTCCACATAAGCTATATCACCTAGGAATGGCGCGTACCTTCCAGGTACCTCAGCCCTTCTATAAGCTCACAGTGCTTGAGAACGTGCTTCTTGCCGCTCGGGGTCATCCCGGCGAGTCCTTTGCAGCGCCGCTGCAGAGGAGCAAGTGGCTGCCCCGCGAGGAGGAACTAGTGGATAAGGCTTTCAGCATTCTTAAGCTCGTTGGGCTTATCCACCTATGGGACCAGCCTGCTGGCCAGCTCAGCGGCGGCCAGATGAAGCTACTAGAGATCGCTCGTGTACTCATGAGCGGTGCCAGGATGATTCTCATGGATGAGCCTATTGCCGGTGTTAACCCGACTCTGGCTCATGAGATACTTCAGTTCCTCGTAAAGCTTCGTGACCAGGGAATAACGTTCTTCATTATTGAGCATAGGCTCGACATAGCTATGCAGTATGTCGATTACGTCTATGCCATGGCTCGGGGCCGAGTGATAGCTGAAGGCAAGCCTGAGGAAGTAGTCTCCAACCCCGTTGTAATAGATAGCTATCTAGGAGGGTGA
- a CDS encoding ornithine cyclodeaminase family protein: protein MAVYLSNKEVDQLVDPAELVEDVERVLRSTGVVAPARLGLEHRGSWLGVMPSAGQGFYAVKVVGVYPGNPGRGLPLVRGRLFLVDAETGELLLEADAEAATGWRTAAATAVALRLLGGTGGVLGVLGAGVQASYHLRLLTRLYRYEHVMVYSPTRNRAEKLAAQYGGEVAEPGRLLREADTVIAATTSREPVVLGRLLRSGAVVASVGAPRPVRELDQDTLARAQCVLVDTREGVLSESDDVGEKLVEVVELGEALRGVKNCMPGEIRVYKSVGTAILDLAIALHLYRRLGHQDS from the coding sequence GTGGCAGTATACCTGTCAAACAAGGAGGTAGACCAGCTAGTCGACCCAGCGGAGCTCGTTGAGGATGTCGAGAGAGTGCTTCGGAGCACAGGCGTTGTAGCCCCTGCAAGGCTTGGGCTAGAGCACCGGGGCTCCTGGCTCGGTGTAATGCCTTCCGCAGGCCAGGGCTTCTACGCTGTCAAGGTGGTCGGTGTCTACCCGGGGAACCCTGGGCGGGGATTGCCGCTGGTTCGTGGCCGGCTCTTCCTCGTCGACGCAGAGACTGGCGAGCTACTCCTAGAGGCTGACGCCGAAGCGGCTACCGGCTGGAGGACAGCAGCAGCCACTGCCGTAGCACTCCGGCTCCTAGGCGGTACAGGCGGCGTGCTCGGGGTTCTCGGCGCGGGGGTGCAGGCCAGCTACCACTTGAGGCTCCTTACGAGGCTCTACAGGTACGAGCACGTAATGGTCTACTCTCCTACCCGCAACCGGGCCGAGAAGCTCGCGGCACAGTACGGGGGCGAGGTTGCAGAACCCGGGAGGCTACTCAGGGAGGCCGACACCGTGATCGCTGCGACCACGTCGCGCGAGCCTGTTGTCCTGGGGAGGCTGCTCCGTAGCGGCGCCGTAGTGGCCAGTGTTGGTGCGCCACGGCCTGTCCGGGAGCTTGACCAGGATACCCTGGCTAGGGCGCAATGTGTACTCGTGGACACGCGTGAGGGTGTACTGAGCGAGAGCGACGACGTGGGCGAGAAGCTGGTTGAGGTTGTTGAGCTCGGCGAAGCGCTTCGGGGTGTGAAAAACTGTATGCCCGGGGAGATACGTGTCTACAAGAGTGTAGGGACGGCTATACTCGACCTAGCTATCGCGCTACACCTTTACCGGAGGCTGGGGCACCAAGACTCTTAG
- a CDS encoding ABC transporter ATP-binding protein, with protein MPSLQIRGLNAGYGKLQILFDVSFSAPSEKITVIVGPNGSGKSTTLKTIFGLTTIYSGEILFDGKNIAGLPPHRIAKMGIAYVPQTDNVFAKLTVKENLVMATYGMDESSAQDRVEEVLEMFPILKERLDQRAGTLSGGERQMLAIGIALIRRPKLMLFDEPTAALAPKIAIEILDIIARLRDEYKITILLVEQNAKKALEYGDRAVLLVGGRVAFEGEAEELLHHPDLARMYLGLVAGAE; from the coding sequence ATGCCTAGCCTTCAAATTCGCGGCTTAAATGCTGGCTACGGTAAACTCCAGATACTCTTCGATGTAAGCTTCTCAGCGCCATCAGAGAAGATAACAGTGATAGTGGGGCCCAATGGTAGCGGCAAGAGTACCACCCTTAAGACGATATTCGGACTCACTACTATCTATAGCGGCGAAATACTCTTTGATGGTAAGAATATAGCTGGACTTCCTCCGCATCGTATAGCAAAGATGGGTATAGCTTACGTCCCCCAGACGGATAACGTGTTTGCAAAACTCACCGTCAAGGAGAACCTCGTAATGGCCACATATGGTATGGATGAGTCGAGTGCGCAAGACCGGGTGGAAGAGGTTCTGGAGATGTTCCCGATCCTAAAGGAGAGGCTCGACCAGAGAGCTGGTACTCTCAGCGGTGGCGAGAGGCAGATGCTCGCCATAGGCATAGCGCTGATAAGGAGGCCTAAGCTTATGCTCTTCGACGAGCCTACAGCAGCACTAGCACCGAAGATAGCCATAGAGATACTCGACATAATAGCCCGGCTACGCGACGAGTACAAGATAACTATACTACTAGTAGAGCAGAACGCTAAGAAGGCATTAGAGTATGGCGACCGTGCCGTCCTCCTCGTCGGCGGCCGGGTAGCCTTCGAAGGCGAGGCCGAGGAGCTGCTACACCACCCAGACCTCGCACGCATGTACCTAGGCCTAGTCGCGGGAGCAGAGTAA
- a CDS encoding branched-chain amino acid ABC transporter permease yields the protein MPISLVYLENSLVYSNALVLLAIGLTMTYLTTKIPNFAHGSLAIVGAYLLFTVVAVYKASIALGFIAAFLAGAIVGLLEYLVVLRPLQRRGTDALGLMIATLGVDIFLIGALNIYADIVRDMHPVTGTSRDWSLRSFVLGRVAGLTEGTWISIGLVVASLVALYLLLTRTKFGVAMRASIENPQLAQVLGVNVDLVYAISWLIAGGLAGLAGGLMSFVMRINPATGSIEVVSVFAASIAGGLQSLLGGVVGGYLVGLSETVGTRLLGELLGITGIAAYRKVVSLALIVVVLLVAPEGIMGVNWRSILRKLKNRAKGERS from the coding sequence ATGCCGATTAGCCTCGTTTACCTCGAGAACAGTCTCGTATACAGTAATGCGCTTGTACTCCTAGCTATAGGCCTAACGATGACCTACCTGACTACTAAGATACCGAACTTCGCTCATGGCAGCCTAGCGATAGTCGGTGCATACCTGCTCTTCACAGTAGTGGCTGTGTACAAGGCTAGTATCGCTCTAGGCTTTATTGCTGCATTCCTTGCGGGCGCTATTGTGGGGCTTTTGGAGTACCTTGTTGTTCTCCGCCCGCTTCAGAGGAGGGGAACAGATGCACTAGGCCTCATGATAGCGACGCTGGGTGTGGACATATTCCTCATAGGTGCGCTGAACATCTATGCCGACATAGTTAGGGATATGCACCCCGTTACGGGGACTAGCCGTGACTGGAGCCTCCGTAGCTTCGTACTAGGCCGTGTAGCAGGTCTCACTGAGGGCACATGGATATCCATAGGCCTCGTAGTGGCTAGCCTAGTGGCGCTCTATCTGCTGCTAACCCGGACAAAGTTCGGCGTTGCTATGAGGGCTAGCATTGAGAACCCGCAGCTAGCACAGGTGCTGGGAGTCAACGTTGACCTAGTCTACGCGATATCATGGCTGATAGCTGGTGGTCTTGCAGGATTAGCGGGCGGGCTCATGTCGTTCGTAATGAGGATAAACCCTGCTACAGGTAGCATCGAGGTAGTAAGCGTATTCGCAGCGAGCATTGCGGGCGGGCTGCAGAGCCTGCTAGGCGGTGTAGTCGGCGGCTATCTCGTTGGCCTCAGCGAGACTGTTGGTACAAGGCTCCTCGGCGAGCTGCTAGGCATTACCGGGATAGCAGCGTACCGTAAAGTTGTATCGTTGGCCCTCATAGTGGTAGTGCTCCTTGTTGCTCCAGAGGGTATTATGGGTGTTAACTGGCGCAGTATTTTGCGCAAGCTGAAGAACAGGGCTAAGGGTGAGAGAAGCTAA
- a CDS encoding ATP-binding protein, with product MGRRSRGGEPIGMVTGDSRPDYFVFTVDPDNIPPLYDYVYVETWETPPGEDTRVTVKVLAQIRAVRRLAVGVSPEHPWPVLRNLSLPRGSDTVVAAARVLGYKWRGRIYLPRRAPPVGSWVYLAPDELLEDFYAVDEPRRLHVGSLISRPSVPAYLDLEGVKRHVAIIAATGAGKTWASVVLIEELLKKGATIVVLDPHGEYTAMKRTVFRLGPGFENAVRVIKGRRDQEGDIQYRVSVADMSPEELASIAGVPAKATRIRSVIYGAKRLARWVAEATGQRKWLGLRGMIKVVHAAIDAVEVARLQGGRLDRFAAELLRRLSAAASQDLYKAAATGRRLEELLAADERLGRGIRRLWLALSKDSSPGYDAIRYLEELRRIGVYGVRSLPLDQLLEPGTVTVVNLAGLRAEVQDHLAFNILARIFNARLRYVRGVDGESYPYPVVIVVEEAHRFMPPKSQRQTRSRDVAATIASEGRKFGVFLVAITQRPSRIDPDVLSQLQGQIILRIVNPRDQEAVRDSSEQVSQDLLDNLPGLNTGEAVVVGPLAPSPLMIRLRDRVLDYSGGDLSLVEAWAGGREDLRLVEELRAEALEKIGQLLGEQPPDLAEAVAAVAGIDPAPDTVERALRLLAREQVWASYSEETGTVYGEVMTQSGYSYEAHISLPERRSSCSCKARQPCSHAVAVLLRAVLDGLLSAPRSQQARAPEDWWSEFL from the coding sequence TTGGGGAGGCGCAGCAGGGGCGGCGAGCCTATAGGAATGGTTACCGGCGACTCTAGGCCAGACTACTTCGTGTTCACAGTAGATCCGGACAACATCCCGCCCCTCTACGACTACGTCTACGTTGAGACCTGGGAGACACCGCCCGGCGAAGACACCCGCGTCACAGTGAAGGTCCTGGCCCAGATCCGGGCTGTCCGCAGGCTCGCCGTAGGCGTCTCCCCGGAGCACCCTTGGCCCGTTCTACGTAACCTCAGCCTACCTCGCGGCAGCGACACCGTGGTCGCGGCGGCCCGGGTGTTGGGCTACAAGTGGAGGGGCCGCATTTACCTCCCCCGCCGCGCCCCGCCCGTGGGGAGCTGGGTCTACCTCGCCCCCGACGAGCTTCTCGAAGACTTCTACGCTGTGGATGAGCCTCGCCGGCTCCACGTGGGGAGCCTGATCTCCCGGCCGAGCGTCCCCGCATACCTGGATCTGGAGGGCGTTAAGCGCCATGTAGCAATCATAGCAGCTACGGGTGCGGGGAAGACGTGGGCTAGCGTAGTGCTAATAGAGGAGCTGCTGAAGAAAGGCGCCACTATAGTAGTGTTGGATCCTCACGGCGAGTACACGGCTATGAAGAGGACTGTCTTCCGGCTCGGCCCTGGCTTCGAGAACGCGGTCCGGGTCATCAAGGGGAGGCGGGACCAGGAGGGTGATATCCAGTACCGGGTTAGCGTAGCCGACATGTCGCCGGAGGAGCTCGCCTCAATAGCCGGGGTGCCGGCTAAAGCGACCCGTATAAGGAGCGTGATATACGGTGCAAAGAGGCTCGCCCGCTGGGTGGCAGAGGCTACTGGGCAGAGGAAGTGGCTAGGCCTACGCGGCATGATCAAGGTGGTTCACGCTGCTATAGACGCTGTGGAGGTCGCCAGGCTCCAGGGTGGCCGCCTCGACCGCTTCGCCGCAGAGCTGCTCCGCCGGCTGAGCGCGGCCGCGTCCCAGGACCTCTACAAGGCAGCTGCAACCGGTAGGAGGCTGGAGGAGCTGCTGGCAGCCGACGAGAGGCTGGGCCGGGGTATCCGCCGGCTCTGGCTAGCTCTGAGCAAGGATAGTAGCCCGGGCTACGACGCGATACGCTACCTGGAGGAGCTCCGCCGCATAGGCGTCTACGGTGTGCGTAGCCTTCCCCTCGACCAGCTACTAGAGCCCGGCACCGTGACGGTCGTGAACCTGGCTGGGCTCCGGGCTGAGGTGCAAGACCACCTAGCCTTCAACATACTAGCAAGGATATTCAATGCCCGGCTCCGCTACGTGAGGGGTGTCGACGGCGAGAGCTACCCTTACCCAGTAGTGATCGTGGTCGAGGAGGCCCACCGCTTTATGCCGCCTAAGAGCCAGAGGCAGACTCGTAGCCGCGACGTAGCAGCCACTATTGCGAGCGAGGGCCGGAAGTTCGGCGTCTTCCTGGTAGCCATCACTCAGAGGCCTTCCCGTATAGACCCGGACGTGCTCAGTCAGCTCCAGGGCCAGATCATACTGCGTATAGTTAACCCCAGGGACCAGGAGGCTGTGCGGGATTCGAGCGAGCAGGTGAGCCAGGACTTACTCGACAACCTTCCAGGCCTCAACACCGGCGAAGCTGTGGTTGTCGGGCCGCTCGCCCCCAGTCCATTGATGATAAGGCTTAGGGACAGGGTCCTCGACTATAGCGGCGGCGACCTAAGCCTCGTAGAGGCTTGGGCCGGGGGCCGTGAGGACTTACGCCTCGTAGAGGAGCTTCGGGCAGAGGCCCTGGAGAAGATAGGCCAGCTCCTCGGCGAGCAGCCCCCAGACCTAGCCGAGGCAGTAGCCGCAGTAGCGGGGATCGACCCGGCACCGGATACCGTAGAGAGGGCGCTACGGCTCCTAGCCCGGGAACAAGTCTGGGCAAGCTACAGCGAGGAAACCGGCACCGTCTACGGCGAGGTAATGACCCAGAGTGGTTACTCCTACGAGGCACACATCAGCCTCCCCGAGCGCAGGAGTAGCTGTAGCTGCAAGGCGCGGCAGCCCTGCAGCCACGCTGTCGCAGTGCTGCTCCGCGCTGTGCTCGACGGGCTACTATCAGCGCCGCGGAGCCAGCAAGCACGGGCACCTGAAGACTGGTGGAGCGAGTTCCTCTAG
- a CDS encoding radical SAM protein — MEGNRRDNIVLPGTVVRFARIIAATALRRADAFFETLEKMPADPRRHVEALARAEGPHALYVHMPFCHQPLCRFCCFVRYPFDREMNRSYMKALAAEATWLASTAEAAKVPLVYIGGGTPSIDVYALAELVDVLRSYFGRGIDVSTEASPLDIDDEAVQVLRSAGVKRLSIGIQALSNERLRRLGRLSNTVEDALRAVEAARGRFETLNIDIVWGIASDTPETVYNEARRALELGASQVTFYPLMPAPGLRRLLRERREGPWHPMEPRLYEAVLQAARDAGYRPATPWCMDQGSELIDEYVVDYDRFLAIGLSAIGRTEGYIYVNTFTPERYVKLVAERGHAAALAKKLTVEEDMLYYASSMAFGLRWCPEQLRKRYGLLARGLNAMVAAALRILGEQKRDGSCYVLETPGSLYAAHAVQRSIYMAVNGLREWGMKTGA, encoded by the coding sequence GTGGAAGGAAATAGACGGGACAACATCGTGCTGCCGGGAACAGTAGTACGCTTCGCCAGGATAATAGCTGCTACTGCGCTACGTCGTGCCGACGCCTTCTTCGAGACACTTGAGAAGATGCCTGCCGACCCGCGCCGCCACGTGGAGGCCCTAGCTAGGGCGGAGGGGCCTCACGCACTCTACGTGCACATGCCGTTCTGCCACCAGCCTCTCTGCCGCTTCTGCTGTTTCGTCCGCTACCCGTTCGACAGGGAGATGAACCGGAGCTACATGAAGGCCCTCGCGGCCGAGGCCACTTGGCTCGCCTCAACAGCTGAGGCCGCGAAGGTGCCGCTCGTCTACATAGGCGGGGGCACCCCGAGCATAGACGTCTACGCTCTCGCGGAGCTTGTAGACGTGCTCCGGAGCTACTTCGGCCGCGGGATAGACGTCTCCACGGAGGCTAGCCCACTAGACATAGACGACGAGGCTGTCCAGGTGCTCCGCTCAGCCGGGGTCAAGAGGCTGAGTATAGGCATCCAGGCGCTGAGCAATGAGAGGCTACGCCGCCTAGGCAGGCTCAGCAACACGGTCGAGGACGCGCTACGCGCGGTAGAAGCAGCCCGGGGCCGGTTCGAGACCCTCAACATAGACATAGTGTGGGGTATCGCGAGCGACACCCCGGAGACGGTCTACAACGAGGCCAGGCGGGCCCTCGAGCTGGGGGCTAGCCAGGTAACCTTCTACCCGCTCATGCCCGCTCCGGGGCTGCGGAGGCTGCTCCGCGAGAGACGGGAGGGTCCCTGGCATCCCATGGAGCCCAGGCTCTACGAGGCGGTGCTCCAGGCTGCTCGAGATGCGGGCTACCGGCCTGCGACACCATGGTGTATGGACCAGGGGTCGGAGCTGATAGACGAGTACGTGGTTGACTACGACCGGTTCCTAGCCATAGGGCTCAGCGCCATTGGGCGCACAGAGGGCTACATATACGTGAACACGTTCACACCCGAGCGCTACGTGAAGCTGGTGGCGGAGAGGGGCCACGCAGCGGCCCTAGCTAAGAAGCTCACCGTGGAGGAGGATATGCTCTACTACGCCTCCTCCATGGCCTTTGGGCTGCGCTGGTGCCCCGAGCAGCTCAGGAAGCGCTACGGCCTACTAGCCCGCGGCCTCAACGCGATGGTCGCGGCAGCGCTGAGGATACTGGGCGAGCAGAAGAGAGACGGCAGCTGCTACGTACTGGAGACACCGGGCAGCCTCTACGCAGCCCACGCGGTTCAGCGCAGCATCTACATGGCAGTAAACGGGCTACGCGAATGGGGCATGAAGACCGGCGCCTAG
- a CDS encoding ABC transporter substrate-binding protein — protein MASPRTNIAIAVIAVLVIAGIALYLGGKGGAPEATPTPTTAGTPAASPVTTPTQQPQTQTAQAEATTAAGGLSGEVQIGALLPLTGDLASYGENSKAALELAERDINAFLEKAGAPFRIKIVVEDTETKPEVALQKIQALAAKGIKFFIGPQTSAEVRQIKNFADQNKLLVISQSSTAPALAIPDDYIFRFCPTDNIQGPVIAKMAKNFGVKAIVIMWRGDAWGDGLHDAIKEAATQLGIEVIDGPRYDPKAKEFSTEVDQLASLVQEAVNKYGKDKVAVVYIGFNEVVQVFQVASQYDILKQVRWFGSDGTALLDELVKDPVAAEFAAQVKFLNPIFAASKSQKYDKIVEELRQKLGREPDTYALAAYDAAWVITLSLLATQKYDATAVKNILPDVAYNYFGATGWIVLDKAGDRAFADYDLWQVEKTAEGYKWVLKGVYNYASDSFTWK, from the coding sequence ATGGCAAGCCCGCGTACAAACATAGCAATAGCAGTTATTGCTGTACTCGTAATAGCTGGTATAGCCCTCTACCTAGGCGGTAAGGGCGGGGCACCCGAGGCAACACCAACACCTACGACAGCTGGTACTCCAGCGGCATCTCCTGTTACCACACCGACTCAACAGCCGCAAACACAGACTGCCCAGGCTGAGGCTACAACAGCCGCCGGAGGCCTCAGCGGAGAGGTTCAGATTGGTGCGCTCCTCCCGCTAACTGGTGACCTAGCCAGCTACGGTGAGAACAGCAAGGCCGCCCTCGAGCTAGCTGAGAGAGACATCAACGCCTTCCTAGAGAAGGCTGGCGCGCCATTCCGCATAAAGATAGTAGTAGAGGACACCGAGACCAAGCCCGAGGTAGCTCTACAGAAGATACAGGCGCTAGCCGCTAAGGGCATCAAGTTCTTCATAGGCCCACAGACCAGCGCCGAGGTGCGCCAGATCAAGAACTTCGCTGACCAGAACAAGCTGCTAGTAATAAGCCAGAGCAGCACTGCCCCAGCCCTAGCCATACCGGACGACTACATATTCAGGTTCTGCCCGACCGACAACATACAGGGCCCAGTAATAGCCAAGATGGCCAAGAACTTTGGAGTCAAGGCTATAGTGATAATGTGGCGCGGTGACGCCTGGGGTGACGGCCTACACGACGCAATAAAGGAGGCTGCTACCCAGCTAGGCATAGAGGTGATCGACGGCCCCAGGTACGACCCCAAGGCCAAGGAGTTCAGCACCGAGGTAGACCAGCTAGCAAGCCTAGTACAGGAGGCCGTGAACAAGTACGGTAAGGATAAGGTAGCAGTAGTCTACATAGGTTTCAACGAGGTAGTACAGGTATTCCAGGTAGCCAGCCAGTACGACATACTCAAGCAGGTAAGGTGGTTCGGTAGCGACGGTACAGCCCTACTCGACGAGCTAGTCAAGGACCCAGTAGCTGCAGAGTTCGCTGCCCAGGTGAAGTTCCTCAACCCGATATTCGCCGCCTCTAAGAGCCAGAAGTACGACAAGATAGTTGAGGAGCTACGCCAGAAGCTAGGCCGCGAACCCGACACCTACGCCCTAGCAGCCTACGACGCCGCGTGGGTGATAACACTATCCCTACTGGCAACACAGAAGTACGACGCTACAGCAGTCAAGAACATACTACCTGACGTAGCTTACAACTACTTCGGCGCCACCGGCTGGATAGTACTAGACAAGGCCGGCGACAGAGCCTTCGCCGACTACGACCTATGGCAGGTAGAGAAGACCGCTGAGGGTTACAAGTGGGTACTCAAGGGCGTCTACAACTACGCCAGCGACAGCTTCACCTGGAAATAA
- a CDS encoding Rossmann-like domain-containing protein: MQQSAWRRLSRALLEALDGPLRRWAGLHLVDAFAGRSHAYVELEGGWCGVSLIPHWLPLEPFDERLEDATPRMLARLAGRGEPLAAALAVAAVNAVTNAWIECTTEPPVEVQRRSLSEILGVRRGDRVVLLGYMAGVADELRSTGAEVLVAELDPALREEARRAGYPVLEAREEALEALRSADIAVASGSAVLDPPLLLEEFEAARAARERALVGHTSSFHPVVGARLGATLVAGTYIDRSICREIRWTVAAGGGPHRAETRRRVRLVKWVARAKKS; encoded by the coding sequence GTGCAGCAGTCGGCCTGGAGGAGGCTCTCGCGGGCACTACTGGAGGCTCTTGACGGGCCCCTACGCCGCTGGGCCGGGCTCCACCTGGTGGACGCGTTCGCGGGCCGCAGCCACGCCTACGTGGAGCTCGAGGGCGGCTGGTGCGGTGTCAGCCTGATCCCCCACTGGCTCCCCCTAGAGCCGTTCGACGAGCGGCTAGAGGACGCCACCCCCAGGATGCTAGCCCGTCTAGCAGGCCGGGGCGAGCCCCTCGCAGCAGCGCTGGCCGTGGCGGCTGTGAACGCAGTGACGAACGCGTGGATAGAGTGCACCACCGAGCCCCCGGTGGAGGTGCAGCGCCGGAGCCTATCAGAGATACTAGGCGTCAGAAGGGGCGACAGAGTGGTACTCCTAGGCTACATGGCCGGGGTGGCGGACGAGCTACGCAGCACCGGCGCCGAGGTCTTGGTCGCGGAGCTCGACCCAGCCCTCCGGGAGGAGGCGCGCCGCGCGGGCTACCCTGTGCTGGAGGCCCGCGAGGAGGCCCTCGAGGCGCTACGCAGCGCCGACATAGCCGTGGCCTCGGGGAGCGCTGTACTTGACCCCCCGCTGCTCCTTGAGGAGTTCGAGGCAGCAAGGGCTGCGCGGGAGCGAGCCCTAGTAGGCCACACTTCTAGCTTCCACCCGGTGGTCGGAGCGAGGCTCGGGGCAACCCTCGTCGCGGGCACCTACATCGACCGGAGCATATGCCGCGAGATCCGCTGGACTGTAGCGGCTGGCGGCGGGCCACACCGCGCTGAGACGAGGAGGCGCGTGAGGCTAGTCAAGTGGGTCGCGAGGGCCAAGAAGAGCTAG